In Sorghum bicolor cultivar BTx623 chromosome 8, Sorghum_bicolor_NCBIv3, whole genome shotgun sequence, one genomic interval encodes:
- the LOC8084213 gene encoding uncharacterized protein LOC8084213, with the protein MLIDVAIEKVQGLISFFNQYRETGFSNAVEAATEIALDMDIGTIFRKKRQIKRKRHFDENPDDSSAAAESLEDLFRRNYFIPIVDQAISSLTTRFEQYQGYKKIFGFLFTSDALRSLDNKSLKCCCHHLGAALKRDGQSDIDADDLYVELIFLQDFIPQENKGPIEILNFLKRHACFPNATIAYRILLTIPVTVASAERSFCKLKLLKTYLRTTMTQERLNALALIALESGMLDKIDYEYIIEDFVSKNAKRISLYK; encoded by the coding sequence ATGCTAATTGATGTTGCTATTGAGAAAGTGCAGGGGCTAATATCTTTCTTCAATCAGTATAGAGAAACTGGTTTCTCAAATGCAGTGGAGGCAGCTACAGAAATTGCACTCGACATGGATATTGGTACAATATTTCGTAAAAAAAGGCAAATTAAAAGAAAGAGGCACTTTGATGAGAATCCTGATGACTCAAGTGCTGCCGCAGAATCTCTTGAGGATTTATTTAGACGCAACTATTTTATACCAATTGTTGATCAAGCTATTTCCTCTCTTACTACAAGATTTGAACAGTATCAAGGTTATAAGAAAATATTTGGTTTCTTATTTACTTCTGATGCATTGCGTTCTTTGGATAATAAGAGCTTGAAATGTTGTTGTCATCATCTTGGGGCTGCACTTAAACGAGATGGACAATCTGATATTGATGCTGATGACCTTTATGTGGAATTGATTTTTCTTCAAGATTTTATTCCACAAGAAAATAAAGGCCCGAtcgaaattttaaattttttgaaGCGGCACGCGTGTTTTCCCAATGCAACCATTGCATACAGAATTCTATTGACCATTCCAGTGACTGTTGCATCAGCAGAGCGGAGCTTTTGTAAGCTGAAGCTATTGAAGACCTACTTGCGAACTACAATGACACAAGAAAGACTTAATGCACTGGCATTAATAGCACTTGAGAGTGGCATGCTGGACAAGATTGATTATGAGTATATCATTGAAGATTTCGTTTCAAAGAATGCTAAAAGAATATCGCTTTACAAGTGA